The Antennarius striatus isolate MH-2024 chromosome 11, ASM4005453v1, whole genome shotgun sequence genome window below encodes:
- the mcfd2 gene encoding multiple coagulation factor deficiency protein 2: MSRSSVKWGGLLLLSSLWCVHCQVDPQQPVTQSTAHLSGHGHGRLDRNMVQDKDHIMEHLEGVIDRPEKDMTPHELQLHYFKMHDYDGNNLLDGLELATAITHVHREERGEDSRPMREEDLISLIDDVLRDDDKNNDGYIDYAEFAKSLQ; encoded by the exons ATGAGCAGAAGCAGTGTGAAGTGGGGgggtctgctgctgctctcGTCTCTATGGTGCGTTCACTGTCAGGTGGATCCTCAGCAGCCCGTCACGCAGAGCACAGCCCACCTATCAGGACACGGTCACGGGCGCCTGGACAGAAACATGGTCCAGGACAAGGA CCACATCATGGAGCATCTGGAGGGAGTTATAGACAGACCAGAGAAAGACATGACGCCCCACGAGCTCCAGCTGCACTACTTCAAGATGCACGATTACGATGGCAACAACCTGCTGGACGGACTGGAGCTGGCCACAGCCATCACACACGTACACAGagag GAGAGAGGTGAGGACAGCCGGCCAATGAGAGAGGAGGATCTTATTTCTCTCATTGATGATGTTCTGAGGGAtgatgacaaaaacaatgacGGTTATATAGATTATGCAGAGTTTGCCAAATCACTGCAGTAA
- the socs5b gene encoding suppressor of cytokine signaling 5b isoform X2, with translation MQIIWSASRASVMAKVKAAGHVMRNHQKCPKLYCDVGTVSSSEADKSMRNGSLCESSMDVSPGKPSRAYPSTARRRHRTTFSHKQLEQLEGAFVQNQYPDVYYREELAQITRVNEARIQVWFQNRRAKQRKRERASEKVIVMPDHRTLLGGMHLQPSGLIQQYPTQPHTQIPHLPAMLPSVLYSHHLGAVSQCPCPSVPPPPAPQHEEWFSPLSPRASPMFSLAPMQPLNTASQWS, from the exons ATGCAGATCATCTGGTCCGCCAGCAGAGCTTCAGTGATGGCCAAAGTGAAGGCAGCAGGACACGTAATGAGGAACCACCAGAAATGTCCAAAGCTTTACTGTGATGTTGGGACTGTCAGCTCCAGTGAAG CAGACAAGTCAATGAGGAACGGGTCGTTATGTGAGAGCTCCATGGACGTCAGTCCTGGCAAACCAAGCAGAGCTTACCCCTCCACTGCCAGGAGGCGCCACCGCACCACGTTCAGCCACAAGcagctggagcagctggagggggCCTTCGTCCAAAACCAGTATCCTGATGTCTACTACAGGGAGGAGCTGGCCCAGATCACCAGGGTCAACGAGGCTCGGATACAG GTTTGGTTTCAGAACAGACGAGCTAAACAGCGGAAACGGGAGCGTGCTTCAGAGAAAGTCATTGTGATGCCAGACCACAGGACGCTGCTGGGGGGCATGCACCTCCAGCCATCAGGCCTGATTCAACAGTACCCCACCCAGCCTCACACTCAAATACCCCACCTCCCGGCCATGCTGCCCTCTGTGTTGTACTCCCACCATCTGGGCGCAGTCAGCCAGTGCCCCTGCCCCAGCGTGCCACCCCCTCCTGCCCCACAGCATGAAGAGTGGTTCAGCCCACTGAGCCCCCGCGCTTCGCCGATGTTCTCTCTGGCCCCCATGCAGCCTCTGAACACTGCCTCTCAATGGagctaa
- the socs5b gene encoding suppressor of cytokine signaling 5b isoform X3, which translates to MQIIWSASRASVMAKVKAAGHVMRNHQKCPKLYCDVGTVSSSEDKSMRNGSLCESSMDVSPGKPSRAYPSTARRRHRTTFSHKQLEQLEGAFVQNQYPDVYYREELAQITRVNEARIQVWFQNRRAKQRKRERASEKVIVMPDHRTLLGGMHLQPSGLIQQYPTQPHTQIPHLPAMLPSVLYSHHLGAVSQCPCPSVPPPPAPQHEEWFSPLSPRASPMFSLAPMQPLNTASQWS; encoded by the exons ATGCAGATCATCTGGTCCGCCAGCAGAGCTTCAGTGATGGCCAAAGTGAAGGCAGCAGGACACGTAATGAGGAACCACCAGAAATGTCCAAAGCTTTACTGTGATGTTGGGACTGTCAGCTCCAGTGAAG ACAAGTCAATGAGGAACGGGTCGTTATGTGAGAGCTCCATGGACGTCAGTCCTGGCAAACCAAGCAGAGCTTACCCCTCCACTGCCAGGAGGCGCCACCGCACCACGTTCAGCCACAAGcagctggagcagctggagggggCCTTCGTCCAAAACCAGTATCCTGATGTCTACTACAGGGAGGAGCTGGCCCAGATCACCAGGGTCAACGAGGCTCGGATACAG GTTTGGTTTCAGAACAGACGAGCTAAACAGCGGAAACGGGAGCGTGCTTCAGAGAAAGTCATTGTGATGCCAGACCACAGGACGCTGCTGGGGGGCATGCACCTCCAGCCATCAGGCCTGATTCAACAGTACCCCACCCAGCCTCACACTCAAATACCCCACCTCCCGGCCATGCTGCCCTCTGTGTTGTACTCCCACCATCTGGGCGCAGTCAGCCAGTGCCCCTGCCCCAGCGTGCCACCCCCTCCTGCCCCACAGCATGAAGAGTGGTTCAGCCCACTGAGCCCCCGCGCTTCGCCGATGTTCTCTCTGGCCCCCATGCAGCCTCTGAACACTGCCTCTCAATGGagctaa